Below is a window of Ciona intestinalis chromosome 5, KH, whole genome shotgun sequence DNA.
tatttcgtTTTAATAACTTCTCGTTACGTTTTTGGATGATTCTCCTTTTCTTTCATTCTCTGTTTTTGACAGggaatgtttattaaaacatatactgtattgattgttttttgatttttgatttccagtctatatatagtagggtggggggagacgggacacccttagcacataatatctaaatatcctaatcgttttttaacaattaacaacggcctgttggagtcgtgaagatacggtttaaaaattttttgaatgttctttgtttactacaaaattggacgagaaaatggaataaaaagttgtcccatctttccccatcctactatatgactaTATGCAATATAACGATCGCACCGAAAAGAATCAACTTAACGACGCATGTATATCATTTGAAGAGAATGCGACAGTTTACCAAATACCGAAACTAAAATGAATTGAACATATATTaggaaaactttttaaaatgtttctgttttagAAATATCTCGGTATATTTATCGGcccatttatttaaagtctAAACTATGCAAATAAATATGCGCGACTTATTGCCAACTATTGTTTGGTATTCATGCCTAACTTAACTTACGCAACATAATACAGGGTTGATGCTTGATTGTGAGTATTTAATGTTCGCTTGGCGATAAAAGCGTTGTACTATAGTAAGTGCATTGAAATTGTTCTTTATCGAGTATAGACAGCATGTTTGAACTAACGGAATGCTTAAGCATAAAGCAATAATGAATCGATTTGTATACCTAAGTAACTGTGCCAAGGAGGCTACTGGGTGCTTGTGGGAGCCGCCTTAACAGTTGCATGTATCTTTTATGGCGTTTGGTCCCGATTTCCTTTCAGGAGTAAAATTGTATCTTCTCCATAAACGTAACACAAGAGCGACggcacaataaaacaaaaatcatcgAAGGACCTTTATAATGTGAAACAGAAAATCCGCGTTgctaacaactgtcgttaaagataaaacaagttacattcgttaaAATCAACATAATAGCTGTTAGTGAAAGAttacgttttgttttaataacttcccGTTAAGTTTCTGGTTAATCTGTTTTTCTTTCGTTTTGCTGTTTTCGAAAAGAACGTATTTAAACTCATATagttgtttctttattatctTATAGCGTATCAAATCTGAGAAACTCTACAAAGCAAATTATTCGATGCGAGCTGCGCTGCCACAACATATCCGATTCTCGCAAAATATACGCATATTGTTGCTCGttaattcgttttttttttattaagtttcgATCCTAATAGCTTTAACAATCATTATTGAAATcgtatcatatatatatagatatatggACTGTCTTGCCTTGTCACTGACCGGAAAAtcgctgttttttttatttacttcccTTTAAGTTTCACACCTGCAGTATTGTCTGAATATctagtatagtactgtggaaaaggataaaatactttaaataatgTCAGCTTCCGACACCCAAATCCCATAGTTctcgatcgtgttttgaacaactacAACAATGCGTTTTTAGGGTCGCGGCGTTATTATAAtcctgtaaataatctttgtttactaccaaatggaacgagaaaagtGAATGAAACCACGTCCTATCctacccaccctactacatatgataaactgtttaatgttgttttgctaGCTATTAGGACAAACAACTGTTGTATAGTCCGCTCGCTCAGTTTCTTTACAATCACATTGGGACCTtccattttttgttatttcgtTGTATCCCATATATTCGCTTTTTTCGTTGATAAGGTCATGATAGGAGGAGATGCCATGAGTTAAAAACTGGTTGATTAAAAAGCTTTGTTGTTTCGTTTTAATTTGTGGGTTTAACCATAATAGCCGTGGGCCTGTATGGTAGTCCGAAATTATCCCTTTCTTAAACAATCGCCGCAGTATAGAATTACTGATTTGAGTAAGACACGCAGTGGAAATATGCGCAGAAAATCGGCACAGCCATCTCTCATTGGTAATAACATAGCGACAGTCATAACGTTTTGGTCGACGAACTCTGTCTCCGTTAATTTCCAGGGAGCGTGGTAATTTGGGTCTATAGcgcgtttttattttaacgcGCTAGGCCCAAAAACACTGCTCCAACAATTACTATTTCACTGACTGTCTAGCGCCACCGTCTGACTGggctatataaatattgtcCTGTCTGTGTTCTTGCTTAGTTCTTTTTGCACAGTATAAATATTGTCCTGTCTGTGGTCTAGCTTAGTTCTTTTTGCATCGCGATTTTATTGTAACTGTAGaaaatttgatattatgtCTTCAgcaattaacattattttgtttgttagaGATTGaacataactgttttaatGTCTCTCGCTTTCTTTAACGACCTCTTTGGCAATCTGGCTGATGAATGCAACTttctttatcttcgcgtggccggaaaacgacattcgttatcacacgggtttaacacttcgtaccagcttacgagttaccatgtatgttactttgtgggtaatcaTTTTTGGGGGCGAATTTTTGTTatgtgtatggctgataatttggacaacccattagtgaccactgggttggagcaattgccgttaagtgtcttgccaaaagacacatacgcccacaacggtaccagcgtcaagccttgaacccattacctctgggttacaggcaggcttATTGTTGTGCTGCGGCGGCGGTTGTTTTGCGTCAGCCGGAATTTCCACAAGTGCTTATGTATGCCTTCTCAATGGAGCTTATCAGCGGTTTAACCATGGAATATTAAATAGGTACTGCACCGAACAGTTCATATATACACAACAGCCGGTGTATGTAAAAAGGCTTACATTCGGATCCTTGTCTCCTCTTTTTTGAACCCCACTTTTGGATTAACGTTGTTTGTAATGTGATTTTACTTTGAAAGAAGACTAAACGAttacaatttaatataaaatttaatttaaatattcatttaggTTTAAAACCAGCAATATTTTAGAGTTATTTCTAACTGAAAGAATTTTCATATCATTTTCACATAGAAacagtattaaataaattgaattttgcTATGTCACAAAGCGCTATCGTTGTGAAGCTGACGTCACAGGTTAATAAAATAAGGAACTCTTCTTTTTGTTCTGTGTCAAAGGAAGACGTGTTGATACCGGTTTTCAGTTTTAGTGACTGTTGGTTGATTTATAGTTGAGGACAACATTGTAGGTAAACGGTAACATTGTGATTAAGTTGTtcgtttttgtgtttaatgaaaaaaaatttgtgtttattgaaaaattaatattacgGATATTACGTGCGTTACGGATCGGTTTTTGTgacaattttttaacatttaggTATCATCCCTTTGTTTAAGCTTTATTTATTGAACTGATATAAGAAGCCACGGCATTTTTGAATTTCTTGTTCACAGAATTTTCTTTGAAGCAAAATGGCAGCAAAAGGAGggtaagttaaaaattaaaacaaaatttcatttttaaaatttttctgttttgtttgtgaacaaactattttaacttacatttatttacagagACAAAGACGATAAAGATCTGGCAACTGCGATTCTCAGAACAAAGAGCAAACCGAATCGTTTGATTGTGGAAGATGCTGTAGTTGATGATAACAGCGTGGTCTCCTTATCACCAGTGtgttaatacattttaaatatttagaaataaaacactacgttttatatttaaaaaaaaacaatgacaaaatttccaaaaatgGTTACTTCAGGTTTACTTTTAAGATTCTTGCATTTTTGTTAACTTTGAAAGTAAAGGTTAACACACAGGCCCAATCATCCAGGtctaataaatatatgataaaactcctacaaataaattttgttagtAAATGGCCCTTAATTTGGTGGTATGTGTATTAGTATAATAACTAATAAGCACAAAGTAGTAAATTGTATTTCGAAATTCTTTCAGGCAAAAATGGAGGAACTACAGTTGTTTCGAGCCGACACTGTGTTGCTGAAGGGCAAAAAGCGAAAAGAAACCGTTTGCGTTGCTCTGTCCGATGATACAATTTCGAACGAGAAAATCCGAATTAACCGAGTGGTTCGAAATAACCTGAGAGTTCGAATTGGAGATGTTGTAAGGTGAATTTGCACAGTGTATAAATTTTCAGCATTTCTTTGTGTAGCCGTTTTCTCTAAAATAGAGGTACTAATATTAAGAAGTTTATTAAATCAACTAGCATTAATAAACTCGTAAGCATAAATGCCTGGTACAAGCTGCTTATagaattaagtttttaacacTATTGTATTTTGTCTTACTAATTTATCTTATCAcaccaggataaataagcggTGGTAACGAACTAAAAATTatgactaaataaaaaataagtcaaaaaagcttaattttgttgaaattgataagtttttattttttaaattttaattattatttcttaTTGTTGCGTCAGTCATCAGttgaaaacctttttttatgaTCCGCAGCATCCATTCGTGTCCGGATGTTAAGTACGGAGTGAAGATCCATGTCCTCCCCATTGATGACAGCATAGAAGGAATCTCTGGAAACTTGTTTGAGGTTTACCTTAAACCTTACTTCCTGGAAGCTTACAGACCGGTGCAGTAAGTCATATAGTCATAAATAACTGTGTCTTTGTCTGTATACCTAACATAGTATATATTGTTCAAAGTGTAAAAAAGTTGCTATTGGtaaatggttaaaaaactTCAACTTAGtagtcattaatgggttgtccaaatcgtCAGTcagacataaaaaaaataaaaaatagtccCAAAattttcacccacaaagttacaaatgtggtaactggtgggcacgaggtgtaaaagaacacttgtgttataaggTTTTTTCCTTGCCTTGCCATGCAAaggtaaaaaagttacattgatttaaatttttttaattatgttattaatcacccacaaagttacaaatgtggtaactggtgggcacgaggtgtaaaagaacacttgtgttataaggTTTTTTCCTTGCCTCGCCATGCAAGGGtcaaaagttacattcatttattaaaaattgttcagtttttttttataaatttgtgttttaacttttcagcAAAGGAGATGTTCTTCTTATAAGAGGTGGTATGAGAGCTGTGGAGTTCAAAGTAGTGGAAACAGATCCAAGTCCTTTCTGTGTGGTATCAACCGACACTACTATTCACTATGAGGGAGAAGCTATCAAGAGAGAGGTGTTTAtcatttctgtttaaaaaaatctacatAGACTGTAGATAAGcacaaaatgtaaatttaaatcaatcgTTTTAGGGTTGGGTTTGGGTATTTTTATCAATCACATAGAATATTATCAGTTGACTGGTAAAATGCTTGAAATTTTGACCAGTTTTGGgaaataaagtttaagttGTTAACCACCAATTGGATAGCACTATTAATGAACTAATAACATTAGTGTACTGGTCAATTGCTTTGTAATCCTAAAAAAGGCTGTAAAACGCACCGTAACTAAAGAATATGGGCATATGATATGACCTAAAGAACCTCCTGGTTTTCAAAAACACAAGCACCTGTGCTTCAGTCCGTTCAtgaagtgttttattttcaggatGAGGAGGAATCTTTAAATGAGGTTGGTTATGATGACATTGGTGGATGCAGGAAACAACTTGCACAGATCAAGGAGATGGTGGAACTTCCTCTTCGTCATCCACAActgtttaaagtaatttttattttattttttttaggtaaaataagttgtttcattttttttcataatttggTCTATACAGGCTACTGTTAAAACCAGACCCCTGTGACCCCTCCTTGTATACACCCCTGAccttatattatgttaaaagttttccaaaaaaatggttaaaagtaatatataaccTTTCtaataagtttgttaaaagCAAAAGGTAACCTTATATAAGACACATAGTAATATAACACATCACTTGTAGTAAATCCCTCATAGCTTACCTGGCATGGATTAACCTACTTAAGATGAActgtattataataaactttaacCACTTTTAACCAGGCTATTGGTATCAAACCACCAAGGGGTATTCTGTTGTATGGTCCACCAGGCACAGGAAAAACTCTGATCGCTCGTGCTGTTGCAAATGAAACTGGTGCTTTCTTCTTTCTTATCAATGGTGAGTGGACCAGAGTGGTAACtgaataaaatagtttacatAAAGTAACtgaataaattgttaaaaaaacaactaaataaatactttacaaaaaagttgcgtaattaaatcttaaaatgtaaagtgcaagcatttaaactaaatgtcAAATGCAACACACTTATATTGATATATTCTTCTATTTTAAACTCTTAATTAATTTTGCCTTCAAGAATGGTTGTATATCTTGAGATATAAGATGTATACACGCTAAGATGGCCAAAATATGTACGTCTTTGtctgtatttatttaagtttttgaaaATCAGTAAAAATTCAACTAAAATCCTGTAACATTTCAGTTTAAGTGTGCATTAAGGATAACttgatattttaacattttcctgGTAGTTTGGGGACAAGTaaactattaaatatatactaaTTACTGCACAATTAAacatacacaaataaaaatgcaCAATTAAATCACAAATTTGTacacaattaaataaacacaaattagTACACAAAGTAAACGTACACAAATTAAACAtccaacagttttaaaatgaaattctcTTCTAAGGTCCGGAGATCATGAGTAAGTTGGCTGGTGAGTCGGAGTCCAACCTCCGAAGAGCATTTGAAGAGGCGGAGAAGAACGCTCCTGCTATTATCTTCATTGATGAACTGGATGCTATTGCTCCCAAACGAGACAAAGTATGTATGAGTCAATAATGGTGTAatataaatgcattaaaatttaattttgaggTTCTGGTTTATTTTTCAGCTCCagttgtatttaaagttttatattttacgaaaatataatatgtagGCTTTTTCCATAAGATTATTTACACTGTATTATAAGATATagaattttgtattaaattatgacacgatttttaacattaaattaaacagtatatatagatttttttacaataaaacttattaaatctatcactgttaaaataattatctTGTTGCAGACTCATGGCGAAGTGGAACGTCGAATTGTTTCTCAACTTCTAACTTTGATGGATGGTTTGAAACAGCGCGCTCATGTGGTCGTTATGGCTGCAACCAATCGCCCGAACTCCATCGATGCGGCTCTTCGTCGTTTCGGAAGATTTGATCGGGAAGTGGACATCGGGATTCCGGATGCAACTGGAAGACTTGAGATCCTCCGCATCCATACTAAGAACATGAAACTCGGAGCTGATGTAGATCTTGAACAGGTAAAGaagatttttaatatttccgactttttttctgtgtgtAAGGTGTTCTAGAGCAGGGCTACCTTAACTGCAGGTAACAAATTTCAGGGGTTGCAAAAGTTTATAGGCCTGTCAATTTTACACATAGCACTGCATATACTACAAACCTAAAAGGGTAGCGAAAAATTTTTGGTGACCaagtatttcattttttaactcaagttttttttcaggttGCTGCGGAATCTCATGGTCACGTAGGAGCTGATCTCGCTGCTCTTTGTTCGGAGGCTGCCCTCCAGCAGATCCGTGGAAAGATGGACCTCATTGATCTTGAGGATGAGAATATTGATGCGGAAGTGATGAACAACCTCGCTGTTACCATGGATGACTTTAGGGTAAGTGGGAGAATTTTTTAAACGccaaattattaattttcctTTAAACCACAAAAtcacaaattttcttttaaacacaaaattacaattttttttataaaaacgtcaactaacattttttttaaaacatcaaattacaattttttttgtggattttgtTACTACATCTGTGAAAACAGACATATTGCTCTGGTGGAGCTAAATTTtgtatacagtttaaaaaaatcttcgtTACTGAGGCCAGGTGACACGCCCGGGAACTGGGATTTATACTgcagtaactcataagctaaTTTACTGCTTGACAGCATCAGATAATGCATATAAACATTTTGGCTTTTGTTTGTGTGTCTCTTGTTACATGCATGCCACCACTTCCTGGTTAACTGTCAGCATTGTCTCTCCAGTTTGCGATGTCGCATAGCAATCCATCAGCACTCCGTGAAACAGTGGTTGAGGTGCCCAACATTACATGGGATGAC
It encodes the following:
- the LOC100187157 gene encoding transitional endoplasmic reticulum ATPase → MAAKGGDKDDKDLATAILRTKSKPNRLIVEDAVVDDNSVVSLSPAKMEELQLFRADTVLLKGKKRKETVCVALSDDTISNEKIRINRVVRNNLRVRIGDVVSIHSCPDVKYGVKIHVLPIDDSIEGISGNLFEVYLKPYFLEAYRPVHKGDVLLIRGGMRAVEFKVVETDPSPFCVVSTDTTIHYEGEAIKREDEEESLNEVGYDDIGGCRKQLAQIKEMVELPLRHPQLFKAIGIKPPRGILLYGPPGTGKTLIARAVANETGAFFFLINGPEIMSKLAGESESNLRRAFEEAEKNAPAIIFIDELDAIAPKRDKTHGEVERRIVSQLLTLMDGLKQRAHVVVMAATNRPNSIDAALRRFGRFDREVDIGIPDATGRLEILRIHTKNMKLGADVDLEQVAAESHGHVGADLAALCSEAALQQIRGKMDLIDLEDENIDAEVMNNLAVTMDDFRFAMSHSNPSALRETVVEVPNITWDDIGGLDSVKTELQELVQYPVEHPEKFLKFGMTPSKGVLFYGPPGCGKTLLAKAIANECQANFISIKGPEMLTMWFGESEANVREVFDKARQAAPCVLFFDELDSIAKSRGGNVGDGGGAGDRVINQILTEMDGMSSKKNVFIIGATNRPDIIDSAILRPGRLDQLIYIPLPDEKSRIQILRANLRKSPVSKDVDLNLMAKVTKGFSGADLTEICQRACKLAIRESIEKDIQRERERTRNGESNMDFDEDEEDLVPEIRRDHFEEAMRYARRSVTDKDIRKYEMFAQTLQQARGFGNFSFGRQAGPNAPSGGPAATGAGDLYEEEEDDLYS